The sequence TCACAACCCTGGGCCACTCCTTTAATCACATCAATTACCATCCGCTTATCAAACTTGCTAAAAGCTAGGTAATCTCCAAACACAAGCGGAATTGCGCCTTGTACCAAAATATCATTACAGCTGTGCCCCAACATATCAAGACCAATCGTGTCATAACGGTCCATCGCCACGGCGACAGAAATTTTTGTACCGACGCTATCTACGCTTTCAACATCTGCGTAATTACTAAAGCCAAGTTTGGCCGCGGCTTTTTTTGTGTCAAAAATTGAACCAAAGGTGCCAAGCCCTGCGACCACGCAATCGGCAAACGGTGATTTGGCGTTGCTTGCGGCAATAATTTTGGCAAATTCGTCTTTGGCTTCTTCGTAAACATCCACGTCTACCCCAGCCGCCGCATAGGTTAATTTCTTTTTTCCACTCATATTAATGTTTAAATGCTCTTTGGCCAGTAAAAATCATACTGCTCATTTAGTGCTGGGCACGGGCCCGTAATGCGAAATGTAAAAAATAATCAGACAAAACCTGTTCGCTATTGGCATAATACGCGCTTCCCGAACTAATATCACCAACTAATTCTCGCATCCGGACAAGTTCTTTTAATCGTCCGTGCCAACGCTTATCTGCCAAGGTTAAATCAATTAACTCAAACAAGCGTGCAGAAGCCTTAGCAAAATGCTCGTCGTCTCTCCCTCGCCACTGCAAAACGCGCTGGAATTCACTGCCGATATTCCCCAGCTGTTCACTTAACGGCATGTGGTGCCAACGGCTGCTGGCTAAAGATTTATGGACTGGCATAATTAATTAGTCAATAAAGCGTTAACAACCGCTATAATCTTTTTCTGAACCTCGGCATCTTGAACACCAGTCGACCGATTACCTTGCGACGGCCTTATATTAATGAGGGAAGTGAATTCTATCCAATCACTCGTTGTACGGTCAGGATATAGGTTTATGCCCCACACATCCGTTTGGGCTGATCCATTTTCTAAAAGAAGTGCTTCTGCATCTGCGTGCAATTCTCCGCCCACCGCCATTACTTTCCTATTTATGTCTACAACGGCTTTGACCATATCACCAAATTGATCGTCAGCTAATCGGACGATCTCTTTTCGGCTAATAAACTGATTAACTAATTTTATCTCCATGCTGGTATAATAACATGACGAAACTTAATGTTTAAATGCTCTTTGGCCAGTAAAAATCATGCTCATGCCCCGCTCATTGGCCGCCGCAATTACTTCTTCGTCTTTTATCGAGCCACCTGGTTGAATAATACAGGTAATCCCCGCTTTGGCCAATTCATCAATGCTATCACGAAATGGAAAAAAAGCATCTGAAGCAACTACGCAGCCGTCTACTTTAGCGCCAGCTTTTTTAACGGCCATCTCAACGGCGTCAACGCGAGACATTTGCCCGGCACCGACCCCAACCGTAACATCTCCTTTAACTAAAACAATGGCATTTGACTTTACGTGCTTAGCTACTTTCCAAGCAAATATTGCCTGTTTCAATTCTTTCTTGTTTGGCTGTTTTTGACTCACTACCTTAAGCGTATCTTTATTGATTTGTGCGCGATCAATATCTTGCTCTAAAATCCCGCCGACCACTTTACGGTAGTCCTTCAAGGTTTTAACTTTCTCAATTTTGCCTAATTTAATTAAACGGATATTTTTTTTCTGTTTTAATGTTTCCAAAGCGCTCGGTTCAAAATCTGGCGCTAAAACAACTTCCATAAATACATCGTTAATCATTTCGGCAATTTCTTTGGTGCAAGGACGGTTCATTACCGCGATGCCTCCAAAGGCGGATTTAGAGTCGGCTTGAAACGCTTTGCGGTACGCTTCATTGATGTTTTTGGCAATCGCGCATCCGGCCGGATTAGTGTGTTTAATGACTGCCGCTGCCGGTTCGTCAAATTCTTTAATCAAGTTTAAAGCGCCGTCGGCATCCACAATGTTGTTATAAGACAATTGCTTGCCGTGTAAAATTTCCGCTTTGGCAATTGAAGTTTCGAGCACCGCAGGGTCTTTAAAAAACGCTGCTTTTTGGTGAGGGTTTTCACCGTACCGAAGGTTATAAAGTTTTTTGAAATTTAATGTAAGATCATCTGAATTCCCAAAATATTTAGCAATCGCCGTGTCATATTCAGCCGTAGTTTGAAAAACTTTTGTCATTAAAATGCGTTTTGTCTCTTGGCTCACCCCTCCATTCTTTAATTGCTCAAGAATTTGGTCATAATCATCAGGATCTGTGACGACCACAACATGCTTATGGTTTTTTGCCGCCGAGCGCAGCATTGTCGGCCCGCCGATGTCTATATTTTCTATTGCATCTTCCTCTAAAACCTCGGGCTTACTCACCACTTCTTGAAAGGGATATAAATTCACCACCACCATGTCGATTGGTTCAATCTTTTGTTCTTTCAAAGTTTGCATATGCTCAGACACATCACGGTCTGCCAAAAGTCCGGCGTGCACATTGGGATGCAAAGTTTTAACCCGTCCATCCATAATTTCCGGAAAATTTGTCACTTCACTAATGGATACAGCATTTACCCCGGCCTCTTGCAATGCTTTTAATGTTCCACCTGTAGAAATTACTTCCCATCCTAAAGCAACCAATCCTTTGGCAAAATCTTCAATTCCCGTTTTATCAAATACGCTAATTAAAACTTTAGGCATAGGTTATTAGTCATCCCGAGCGGAGTCGAGGGATCTCAGCGAGTACTCACCGGTGAGATTTCTCCACTGCGCCACGCCAAACGCGGCTTCGGTCGAAATGACATATATTTATATAATTAAACTTTTATTTTATCTTCAGCAAACATTTTTAACCCTGCTAAAATTACTTCCTGCTCTTTGGCTTGTACCTTTGCCTTGAGTGACTCAACCGTTTCATCTTTAGCTACGGCAACCTTTTGTTGTAAAATAATTGGACCGGTGTCGACTCCTTCATCAATAAAATGCAAGGTGCAGCCGGTTTCAGTTTCGCCTGCCGATAACACTGCTTGATGCACATCCAAATCCATGCCAGGGTATTTTGGTAATAACGACGGATGAATGTTCATGATCCTGTTTTTATAGGCTCTGACAAACGGCTCGCTCAATAGTCGCATATAGCCAATCAGTAAAATTAAATCAATTTCATGCGCTTGGCAAATAGCTAGGCATTCCCTGTCAAACTCTTCGCGAGATTTACCTTTCGGATCAACAAAAACTGTTTTATACCCGGCTTCACGTGCTCGCGTCAACGCATACGCATTCTTTTTATCAGACAATACAAATTTTAAATCAACGAAATCCAATTCCCCAAGTCTAATAGAATCTATCACACCTTGCAAATCAGTGCCTTTGGTTGAAGCAAAAACAGCTAAGTTTATTTTTTTACCCATATTATCCCCTGATCTCCTTCATTATGTTAATGCGCTTATCAATTAATTTTTTAGTGCCGATATCTTGCCGGTGAAAAACCGGTCCCGTAATTTTCTTAATTTCGGATTCAACAATTTTTTCCGCTTCGCTAACCGTATTGGCGGTGGCGACAACGCCAATCGCCCGTGAACCGGTAAGGTATAAGCCATCTTCACGCGCGTCAACCGCCGCGTAAAACAATTTCACTTTTGACTGATCAACTTCACTAACGTCAATCTTTTCATTTTTAACTGGATTATCGGGATAGCCTTTTGGAACAATATACTTACACACCGTGGCTTCAGCCTTAAAATTAATATCAGACTTATCTAAGCTGCCATTTATTATATCTTGGCACAATTTTACGAAATCACCCTCAATCAAGCTCAAAGCGTTCATCGCTTCTGGATCGCCCAGCCGAGCGTTGTACTCAATTAGACGCAAGCCATCCTTAACCGCAATGTAGTTGCCATATAAAATCCCCTTATAGGCCTCGCCCAATTTCTTTTTTAAAGCCGACACCACTTGTCCATTTATCTTTTGCGCCTGCAAAATATCATCGTCGCTTAAAAAAGGAAGATTATTTGGATAAGAATAAGATCCCATACCGCCGGTATTGGGACCTTTGTCGCCGTCAAAAGCTCGTTTATGGTCTTGCACCGGTGGCATATGCAATAAATTCTCCCCGTCTGAAAAACTCATCAAGCTAAACTCTTGACCGACTAATTTTTCTTCCACCACAACTTTGCCTTCGCTATCAATAACATTTTTAACGATTTTTAAACCCTCTTCTAAAGTATCAAAATGATCGCCTTGCACTTTTACTCCCTTACCGCCGGTTAAACCGTCTGGCTTAATCACAAAACCTGAAGCAGCGTTGTCTTTAACCCAAGCTTCAACTTCGCTGAATTCTGTAAATTCTTTATATTTAGGATTAGCCTCAATTTCAAATTCAGAAAGTAAGTCGCGGGTAAATGACTTACTGCTCTCTATTTGGGCTAAAGCTTGCGTTGGACCGACGGCTGGAATACCACTTTCAGCTAAAGCTTCCACAACGCCGACACTCAATGGAAGCTCTGGACCGATAACAGCAAAATCAACTTGGTGTTGCTTGGCAAAATCTGTTACCGCCAAAACGTCATCCATTTGACCTAATTTTAAATCAGTTGTTAATTCCACCAAGCCAGGGTTGTGGTTGGACGCAAAACATACTAACTCGACTTCAGTTTGACTTGATTTTAATAGCCAAGCGATGGCGTGTTCCCGCGCGCCACTGCCAACAACCAACACCTTGGTCATATCAATTGAGCTCCTTCCCCCTCCAAGTTTGCTTTTTGAGCTTTACGCTGCCGTTCAATTTCTAATAATACTTCTTCGGTTACGCCTTCGGTTGGGTAATCACCGTTAAAATAAGCCGCATGCGGACGCTTAAACTTTAAGTCACCGCGCCTGGTCACCGCCTCAATTAAATCATCAAGGTCTTGGTAAATTAATTCATCCGCGCCCAGGCTCTGCCTTATTTCATCAATGCTTTTATTGTAGGCAATATATTCTTCCCTGGTGGGCAAGTCTATGCCGTATAAATCAGGATAGCGTAGCGGCGGCGCGGTAGAAGCAAAATAAACTTTTTTTGCGCCGTGCTTTCTCATCAGTTGAATAATATGGCGTGACACCGTCCCCCTGACGATACTATCGTCAACCACCAATACATTTTTATCTTTAACTTCAAAGTCAATCACTGACAATTTATATTTATTGGCTTTTTGTCTAATCTTTTGTCCCGGCATAATAAAGGTTCTCCCAACCATTTGATTTTTGACTATGCCTTCAGTGTATCGTACGCCAAGCTCATGAGCGCAAGCGAGTCCGGCGGTGGTGGCGCATTGCGGCGCGGGAATTACCACATCAATTTCTAAGTTCGGGTAATCACGTTTAATTTTAGCGGCTAAATTTTGTCCCATTCTAAGCCGTGAGCGATAAACACTAACACCATTTAATAAGGCATCAACCCGAGCAAAATAAACATATTCAAATATGCAGGGCCGAAATTCCTTTTGATCAATAATTTTTGAAAAAACTTTGCCCTGCAGGTCAACAAAAACTACTTCGCCGTGCTCAACATCTCTTTGAAATTTATAATTTAAGATTTCAAACATAGTATTTTCCGATGCAAAAATATGCTCCGGCTGAAAAGTGCTTTCTCGCACGCCCCAAACTAGCGGCCGGATACCATGCGGATCACGAAAAGCGATAATTCCCTTACCGGCGATTGCCGCTACTACCGAATATCCTCCGCGAGCGCGCTCATACACATATTGCACCGCCTTGCAAACACCCTCAAAAAAATCTCCGCCATTATTTCTTTCTAAGCCCACGGCAAATAAATTCAGTAAAACTTCACCGTCATTATCAGTGTTAACATGACGATAATCTTTATCACTTAACTCTTTTTTTAATTTATCTGAATTGTAAATGGTGCCGTTAAAAGTCAAAGCTATGCCGTAGGGCGAGTAGGTCGTAAACGGCTGGATTTCTTCGTTGGTGACACTGCCCATAGTAGCATAACGAACCTGACCGATGCCAAAACTACCTTTCAGGCGGTCAATATTTTCTTGGCGAAAAACTTCTCGGACTAACCCCAAACCTTTTTTTAAATGAAAACGCTTATCAAAAGTTACGATACCGGCGCTATCTTGGCCACGATTTTGCATTGCCACAAGGCTTTCATAAATCTCGGCCACGGCCCCGTTGTTAGTTTTAACACCAACTATGCCGCACATATTTATAGCTTATCAACCAATTTAGCTGCAAGGCCGATATAATTGGCTGGAGTCAATTTCAATAATCTTTGCTTTTCGGCCTTAGGGATATCTAAACTCTTAACTAACGCCAAATACAATGCTTTGGTAAGCTGGCGGCCCCTGGTTTTTTTCTTTATCTGTTCATAAGCGTCAATATGGCCATACTTTTTCATCACTGTTTGAACGACCTCCCCTAAAACTTCATAATGGTTTTCTAATTCCTCTTTACAGGCGCGGCGGTCAATATCTAATTTATGTAGTCCCTTTAAAGTGTTTTTACAAGCCAACAGTGAATAGCCAACGCCAATACCTTGATTTCTCAAAGTTGTGCTGTCTGATAAATCCCGTTGCAAGCGAGAAACCGGCAACTTTACGGCCATGCCCAATAAAATTGAATTGGCCAGCGCGGCATTACCTTCGCTATTTTCAAAATCAATCGGATTAACCTTATGCGGCATAGTGGAAGAACCGACTTCTGAGGTTTTCTTTTTTAACTTAAAAATGCCGCGGCTAATGTAAAACCAAATATCCTGATCTAAATCTCTCAATATGGTATTGGCTAAACTTATTGCCTGATACATTCTCGCCGCATTATCGTGAGGTTCAATTTGGGTAGTCAGTGGATTAAACTTTAAGCCCAAAGACTCGACAAACTTTTGACTAAACTTTAACCAATCTACCTTAGGATAGGCAGCCATATGCGCATTCCAATTGCCAGTTGCGCCGGCAAATTTTCCGCTCAATTTTATTGACTCAATATTAGCAACTGCATCGTTTAGGCGCAAAACAAAAACAGCCAGCTCCTTACCGACCGTAGTTGGGCTTGCTGGCTGCCCATGAGTTAACGACAGCAGTGAAATATTTTTAAAACTGTTGGCCAAAGATTTAATATGGCTGTTTACTTTTTTTACAGACTTTAAATATTCCACCACTCCATCTTGTAACATTTTAGAATATGCCAAATTATTGACATCTTCGGAGGTCAAGCCAAAATGCACAAAAGTTGCGCCTGATTTAAACTCCGCCCGGTTTAAATTCTCTTTCAGATAATATTCAATCGCCTTGACGTCATGATTAGTTCGCTTCTCGATTTGTTTAACTTTTTTAGCGTGAGTTTGATTAAAATTTAAATACAGCTGGCGCAGTTTTTTAATTTGAGTAACTGAAAAAGGAGCCACTTCCGGGACTCCAGCTTCTTGCCCTAAGGCAATTAAATATTCAATTTCCACCATGACGCGGTAGCGCATTAATCCAGCTTCGCTAAAAATCGGTGAAAGCTCCTTCACCGCTTGCGCGTATCGGCCGTCGAGTGGAGAAATGGCCCCAAGCATGGCTTAAGGTCTAAAATTTATCTTTAATTGATTTAATGCGGTCTTTTACTTTTTGTTTTACATTTTTATCAGATACTCCAAAGATTCTAGCCGCTGATCCGGCGACATTATTCGGGTCTAACACAGTTAGGACTGGCGTTTCAGAAGGCATTTGCATAGTAGAGTGTATATTAACCAATAAATCACTTTTATCTTTAAAAGGCGGACAAGCCAGTACAGGATGCACTGAATTTGCCGCCACTACGCCCGAAAGTGCGTTGGAACGGCCGGCGACAGTTACGAAAACAATGTCATCCTCTTGATTAGTTTGGTTGATTAAATCTAAAACTTTTTCCGGCACCTTGTGGGCCGAACCCACTACTTGCTCGGCGGGAATATCCCATTCTTTGAGTGCCGCTTCAATTGTGTCGCACCACGGGCGGTCTGAATCGCTGCCCATTAAAATAATTACTTTCATAGGAGTGTCTATTGTACTAAAAAACCACTCTTTTGTAAATTATTAAAAATTCGCTCCACAACTGGCTCGGTATTTAACGGAAATTTTTCTCCGGTAATCATTTCATATAATTGGATATAACGTGAGGACAACTCAATCACCAACTCATCTGGCGCTTTGGGCAGATTTTTATCTTTATATGGATCACAATTATCAGCGTACCATAACCGTAAAAATTCCTTATCAATATTTTCTGGTTCTTCGCCTTGAGCAATTCTATCTTCATAGCTTCCGGCCAACCAATATCGGGAAGAGTCGGGCGTGTTAATTTCATCAATTAGCAATATCGTGCCGTCTGGTAATTTACCGAACTCATACTTAGTGTCAACTAAAATTAAACCGTGATTCTTGGCAATTTTTTGAGCATAAGTGAAAACTTCAATTGCCTTACTTGAAACATAATCCCACTGTTCTTGAGTCATCATTTTTTCATTAATGATATCGTCAACCGTAATATTGCGATCATGTTCTTCAAATTTGGTGCTCGGCGTTATAATGGTTTTAGGCAAGGCGGCGTTTTTCTTGAGGCCATCAGGTAAAGTAATGCCGCCAAATTCTCTTTGCCCGGCTTCATAATTTTTCCAAATTGATGTACTGGTAGTGCCGGTTAAAAAACTACGCGACACAAATTCAACCGGAAAAACTTCAGTTTTTTGGCCAACCACAACATTTGGGTCCGGGACTGATTGGATAAAATTTGGCACAATGTGTTTGGTTTTTTCAAACCACCAAGCACTAACTAAATTCAAGACTTGGCCTTTAAATGGAATACTCGCCAACACGCGGTCAAAAGCGCTTTGTCTATCTGTCGTAATTAAAATTACACGATCATCGGTAAAATATGAATCATGAACTTTGCCAATTTTTTTTTCGCCTAGTTCAAAAAAATTTGTCTCGGTTAAAACATTACTAATATTTTGGGCGATAATGTCTTTATTCATAATTTTAGATAATAATTGTTTCTTCTCGTTCCGGTCCGACGGAAACTAATTCTGGGCGGATACCTAAATCTTTGGATATAAAATCAATATACCGCCTCATCTCTACCGGCAATTTCGAGTATTCTGTTGCTTCTTTGTAATTGCCTTTCCAGCCTTTAAATTTTTTATACACTGGTTTGCATTGGCTATAAATTGAAAAATCAGCTGGCATTTCTTTAATTAACTTCTTGCCATAACGATAAGCCACGCAAACCTTTACTTCTTTAAAATCATCCAAGACATCAACCTTGGTTAAAGCAAAAGAATTCATACCATTGACTCTTACGGCTTGGCGAAGTTGAACCAAATCAAGCCAACCGACGCGACGAGGTCGCCCGGTCGTTGCGCCGTATTCTTTACCAATCTCACGAATCAAATCTCCAGTCTCATTAACTAGTTCACTTGGCAAAGGACCGCCGCCAACACGCGATAAGTAGGCTTTAACCACTCCAATCACATGGTCAATCCTGCCCGGTCCAACCCCAACGCCCGTACAGACAGCCCCAACTGTCGTATTGGATGAAGTGGTATAAGGATACACTCCATGATCAATATCTAATTGTGAACCTTGCGCGCCTTCAAATAAAACTTTCTTGCCTTGATCCAAGGCTTTGTTAAGTTCTAATGAACCATCCACCACATATTTTTTCATCCTTTTGGCATACGCCAAATAATCTCGGTAGATTTTACTGTAATTCAGCTTAACATGAGAGCCGTAGACTCGGTTAAGTTGGCGAGACTTTAGTTTAGACAATAAGCTAAAACGATCCTTAAATATTTTGGGGTGGACAAAATCAATCACCCGAATACCAATGCGCTCATATTTATCTGCGTAAGTTGGCGATATACCTCGCTTAGTCGACAAGGCGGCCAGGGCTTTTTTGGCCTTAAAATCATCGCTTAGCCCGTCAAGAGACACATGAAATGGAAAAATAACATGAGCCCGGCCATCAACCATTAAATTAACTTTGCGGCCAACTTTTTTCATGCCGTCAATTTCTTTAAATAACACGCGCGGATCAATCACTACGCCGTTACCAATAACAATTTTATTGTGTGGGTGAAATACGCCGGAGGGCAATAAATGCAATTTAAAAATATTTCCCCCAATCACAATAGTGTGGCCGGCGTTATTGCCGCCTTGAAACCTCACAACATAGTCAGTCTTGGCGGCGTACACATCGGTTACCTTGCCCTTTCCCTCATCCCCCCATTGGGCACCTAAAATAACAACTGACTGCCAATCTTTTTTAATCATAGTCTAAGCTCACAACTTATAACGGTATTTTCTAATAATTTCGCCACGGTAATTGGCCCGACTCCGCCCGGAACTGGAGTAATTAAACTCGCTTTATCTTTC is a genomic window of Candidatus Buchananbacteria bacterium CG10_big_fil_rev_8_21_14_0_10_42_9 containing:
- a CDS encoding adenylosuccinate lyase produces the protein MLGAISPLDGRYAQAVKELSPIFSEAGLMRYRVMVEIEYLIALGQEAGVPEVAPFSVTQIKKLRQLYLNFNQTHAKKVKQIEKRTNHDVKAIEYYLKENLNRAEFKSGATFVHFGLTSEDVNNLAYSKMLQDGVVEYLKSVKKVNSHIKSLANSFKNISLLSLTHGQPASPTTVGKELAVFVLRLNDAVANIESIKLSGKFAGATGNWNAHMAAYPKVDWLKFSQKFVESLGLKFNPLTTQIEPHDNAARMYQAISLANTILRDLDQDIWFYISRGIFKLKKKTSEVGSSTMPHKVNPIDFENSEGNAALANSILLGMAVKLPVSRLQRDLSDSTTLRNQGIGVGYSLLACKNTLKGLHKLDIDRRACKEELENHYEVLGEVVQTVMKKYGHIDAYEQIKKKTRGRQLTKALYLALVKSLDIPKAEKQRLLKLTPANYIGLAAKLVDKL
- the purH gene encoding bifunctional phosphoribosylaminoimidazolecarboxamide formyltransferase/inosine monophosphate cyclohydrolase (involved in de novo purine biosynthesis), which encodes MPKVLISVFDKTGIEDFAKGLVALGWEVISTGGTLKALQEAGVNAVSISEVTNFPEIMDGRVKTLHPNVHAGLLADRDVSEHMQTLKEQKIEPIDMVVVNLYPFQEVVSKPEVLEEDAIENIDIGGPTMLRSAAKNHKHVVVVTDPDDYDQILEQLKNGGVSQETKRILMTKVFQTTAEYDTAIAKYFGNSDDLTLNFKKLYNLRYGENPHQKAAFFKDPAVLETSIAKAEILHGKQLSYNNIVDADGALNLIKEFDEPAAAVIKHTNPAGCAIAKNINEAYRKAFQADSKSAFGGIAVMNRPCTKEIAEMINDVFMEVVLAPDFEPSALETLKQKKNIRLIKLGKIEKVKTLKDYRKVVGGILEQDIDRAQINKDTLKVVSQKQPNKKELKQAIFAWKVAKHVKSNAIVLVKGDVTVGVGAGQMSRVDAVEMAVKKAGAKVDGCVVASDAFFPFRDSIDELAKAGITCIIQPGGSIKDEEVIAAANERGMSMIFTGQRAFKH
- a CDS encoding amidophosphoribosyltransferase, which produces MCGIVGVKTNNGAVAEIYESLVAMQNRGQDSAGIVTFDKRFHLKKGLGLVREVFRQENIDRLKGSFGIGQVRYATMGSVTNEEIQPFTTYSPYGIALTFNGTIYNSDKLKKELSDKDYRHVNTDNDGEVLLNLFAVGLERNNGGDFFEGVCKAVQYVYERARGGYSVVAAIAGKGIIAFRDPHGIRPLVWGVRESTFQPEHIFASENTMFEILNYKFQRDVEHGEVVFVDLQGKVFSKIIDQKEFRPCIFEYVYFARVDALLNGVSVYRSRLRMGQNLAAKIKRDYPNLEIDVVIPAPQCATTAGLACAHELGVRYTEGIVKNQMVGRTFIMPGQKIRQKANKYKLSVIDFEVKDKNVLVVDDSIVRGTVSRHIIQLMRKHGAKKVYFASTAPPLRYPDLYGIDLPTREEYIAYNKSIDEIRQSLGADELIYQDLDDLIEAVTRRGDLKFKRPHAAYFNGDYPTEGVTEEVLLEIERQRKAQKANLEGEGAQLI
- the purN gene encoding phosphoribosylglycinamide formyltransferase; translated protein: MGKKINLAVFASTKGTDLQGVIDSIRLGELDFVDLKFVLSDKKNAYALTRAREAGYKTVFVDPKGKSREEFDRECLAICQAHEIDLILLIGYMRLLSEPFVRAYKNRIMNIHPSLLPKYPGMDLDVHQAVLSAGETETGCTLHFIDEGVDTGPIILQQKVAVAKDETVESLKAKVQAKEQEVILAGLKMFAEDKIKV
- a CDS encoding 5-(carboxyamino)imidazole ribonucleotide mutase; translation: MKVIILMGSDSDRPWCDTIEAALKEWDIPAEQVVGSAHKVPEKVLDLINQTNQEDDIVFVTVAGRSNALSGVVAANSVHPVLACPPFKDKSDLLVNIHSTMQMPSETPVLTVLDPNNVAGSAARIFGVSDKNVKQKVKDRIKSIKDKF
- a CDS encoding phosphoribosylaminoimidazolesuccinocarboxamide synthase codes for the protein MNKDIIAQNISNVLTETNFFELGEKKIGKVHDSYFTDDRVILITTDRQSAFDRVLASIPFKGQVLNLVSAWWFEKTKHIVPNFIQSVPDPNVVVGQKTEVFPVEFVSRSFLTGTTSTSIWKNYEAGQREFGGITLPDGLKKNAALPKTIITPSTKFEEHDRNITVDDIINEKMMTQEQWDYVSSKAIEVFTYAQKIAKNHGLILVDTKYEFGKLPDGTILLIDEINTPDSSRYWLAGSYEDRIAQGEEPENIDKEFLRLWYADNCDPYKDKNLPKAPDELVIELSSRYIQLYEMITGEKFPLNTEPVVERIFNNLQKSGFLVQ
- a CDS encoding phosphoribosylformylglycinamidine cyclo-ligase — translated: MSGKKKLTYAAAGVDVDVYEEAKDEFAKIIAASNAKSPFADCVVAGLGTFGSIFDTKKAAAKLGFSNYADVESVDSVGTKISVAVAMDRYDTIGLDMLGHSCNDILVQGAIPLVFGDYLAFSKFDKRMVIDVIKGVAQGC
- the purD gene encoding phosphoribosylamine--glycine ligase, translating into MTKVLVVGSGAREHAIAWLLKSSQTEVELVCFASNHNPGLVELTTDLKLGQMDDVLAVTDFAKQHQVDFAVIGPELPLSVGVVEALAESGIPAVGPTQALAQIESSKSFTRDLLSEFEIEANPKYKEFTEFSEVEAWVKDNAASGFVIKPDGLTGGKGVKVQGDHFDTLEEGLKIVKNVIDSEGKVVVEEKLVGQEFSLMSFSDGENLLHMPPVQDHKRAFDGDKGPNTGGMGSYSYPNNLPFLSDDDILQAQKINGQVVSALKKKLGEAYKGILYGNYIAVKDGLRLIEYNARLGDPEAMNALSLIEGDFVKLCQDIINGSLDKSDINFKAEATVCKYIVPKGYPDNPVKNEKIDVSEVDQSKVKLFYAAVDAREDGLYLTGSRAIGVVATANTVSEAEKIVESEIKKITGPVFHRQDIGTKKLIDKRINIMKEIRG
- a CDS encoding adenylosuccinate synthase, encoding MIKKDWQSVVILGAQWGDEGKGKVTDVYAAKTDYVVRFQGGNNAGHTIVIGGNIFKLHLLPSGVFHPHNKIVIGNGVVIDPRVLFKEIDGMKKVGRKVNLMVDGRAHVIFPFHVSLDGLSDDFKAKKALAALSTKRGISPTYADKYERIGIRVIDFVHPKIFKDRFSLLSKLKSRQLNRVYGSHVKLNYSKIYRDYLAYAKRMKKYVVDGSLELNKALDQGKKVLFEGAQGSQLDIDHGVYPYTTSSNTTVGAVCTGVGVGPGRIDHVIGVVKAYLSRVGGGPLPSELVNETGDLIREIGKEYGATTGRPRRVGWLDLVQLRQAVRVNGMNSFALTKVDVLDDFKEVKVCVAYRYGKKLIKEMPADFSIYSQCKPVYKKFKGWKGNYKEATEYSKLPVEMRRYIDFISKDLGIRPELVSVGPEREETIII